A single genomic interval of Coregonus clupeaformis isolate EN_2021a chromosome 36, ASM2061545v1, whole genome shotgun sequence harbors:
- the tnfrsf21 gene encoding tumor necrosis factor receptor superfamily member 21 has product MRSNQTFAQNWKMSVLCMSVALLYSVVGEASIQTLTPIPATEIVALSARHYYHTDPSTGSQLVCDKCPAGTFVSRHCTQTNVRECSRCGEGTFTRGENGVQQCHHCRRPCRAPLVEKVPCTATLDRVCTCPPDTFAKGDTCTPHSLCPVGSGVKKRGSKVEDVSCKVCARGSFSDVVSSVLRCRTQTDCQAQGLPLLAAGTREADNICGPASPTSPTLLGPAQSAFVQETSSSSSSAGPVHKGLDTFSLTAGVEVLELLLSATGTLPSSSNGQDSTPAGSSEASPEDDGEVLNLAATPGAQDPTQTPPQRKHSVPSEHHSTHPAANKRAMDAVEDGAEEGVGQGVQRSGYRPTRRGSPRPSTHTHFDINEHLPWMIVLLLLLVLVVIVVCSVKRSSRVLKKGPVQDPSSIIEKAIQKKTCPPTQTKEKWIYYSNGQGVDILKLVAAQIGSQWIDIYQSLANATEREVAAFSNGYQSDHDRAYAALQHWTIRDGDANLAKLINALHRHRRIDVVEKIRGIMEENPQFDLNQLLTAVNVTPSHSPVHKTLESPRVLVEQSHVHRTKGFFPDESEPLLRCDSTSSKDSALSRTGSFITKEKKDTVLRQVRLDRCDLQPVFDDMLHILNPDELHVIEEIPIAEDKLDRLFEIAGVKSQEASQTLLDSVYSHLPDLL; this is encoded by the exons CTACTGTACAGTGTGGTTGGTGAGGCCTCCATCCAGACTCTGACACCCATTCCTGCCACTGAGATAGTGGCCCTGTCTGCCCGCCACTACTACCACACAGACCCCAGCACGGGCAGTCAACTGGTCTGTGACAAGTGCCCTGCGGGAACCTTTGTGTCCAGGCACTGCACCCAGACCAACGTGAGGGAGTGCAGCCGCTGCGGCGAGGGCACATTTACACGTGGAGAGAACGGGGTTCAGCAATGCCACCACTGCAGGAGGCCCTGCCGCGCCCCCCTCGTTGAGAAGGTTCCCTGCACGGCTACCTTGGACCGGGTCTGCACCTGCCCCCCGGACACCTTCGCCAAGGGGGACACCTGCACTCCCCACTCCCTGTGCCCTGTGGGCTCAGGGGTGAAGAAAAGGGGCAGCAAGGTGGAGGATGTAAGCTGTAAGGTGTGTGCGCGAGGTAGCTTCTCGGACGTGGTCTCCAGTGTATTGAGGTGCAGGACACAGACAGACTGCCAGGCCCAGGGTCTGCCCCTACTGGCAGCGGGCACCAGAGAGGCAGACAACATCTGTGGACCTGCTTCTCccacctcccccaccctcctGGGACCTGCACAGTCTGCCTTCGTCCAGGagacctcctcttcctcctcctcagctGGCCCAGTACACAAAG GGTTAGACACCTTCAGCCTGACAGCAGGTGTTGAGGTCTTAGAGCTCTTACTGAGTGCCACGGGGACTCTACCCAGCTCCAGCAACGGCCAGGACTCCACCCCAGCAGGCTCCTCCGAGGCCAGCCCCGAAGATGATGGAGAGGTCCTGAACCTGGCCGCTACACCTGGAGCCCAGGACCCCACACAGACTCCACCACAGCGCAAGCACTCTGTGCCCAGTGAGCACCACAGCACCCACCCGGCAGCCAACAAGCGGGCCATGGACGCCGTGGAGGACGGAGCGGAGGAAGGGGTGGGTCAGGGTGTGCAAAGATCAGGGTACAGGCCCACGCGGAGGGGCTCCCCAAGGCCCAGCACTCATACGCATTTTGACATCAACGAGCACCTGCCCTGGATGAtcgttctgctgctgctgctggtgctggtggtGATCGTGGTGTGCAGCGTGAAGAGGAGCTCCAGAGTGCTGAAGAAGGGGCCAGTCCAGGACCCCAGCAGCATCATTGAGAAGGCCATCCAGAAGAAGACCTGCCCCCCGACACAGACCAAGGAGAAGTGGATCTACTACTCCAACGGACAGG GTGTGGACATCCTGAAGTTGGTGGCAGCTCAGATTGGCAGCCAGTGGATCGACATTTACCAGTCCCTGGCCAATGCCACAGAGCGTGAGGTGGCAGCCTTTTCCAATGGCTACCAGTCGGACCATGACCGGGCATACGCTGCCCTGCAACACTGGACCATCCGCGACGGGGACGCTAACCTGGCCAAGCTCATCAACGCCCTGCACCGCCACCGCCGCATCGACGTGGTGGAGAAGATACGGGGCATCATGGAAGAAAATCCTCAG tttgATCTGAACCAGCTGTTGACCGCTGTGAATGTAACCCCGAGCCACAGTCCTGTCCACAAGACTTTGGAGTCTCCTAGGGTGCTGGTGGAACAGTCTCATGTGCACCGGACCAAGGGTTTCTTCCCTGACGAATCAGAGCCCCTTCTCCGCTGTGACTCCACCTCCAGCAAAGACTCCGCCCTCAGCAGGACCGGCTCGTTCATTACCAAAG AGAAGAAAGACACGGTGCTACGTCAGGTCCGGCTGGATCGGTGCGACCTGCAGCCCGTCTTCGACGACATGCTGCATATCCTAAACCCTGATGAGCTGCACGTCATCGAGGAGATCCCCATCGCCGAGGACAAACTGGACCGCCTCTTTGAGATTGCCGGGGTCAAGAGCCAGGAGGCCAGCCAGACCCTGCTGGACTCGGTCTACAGCCACCTGCCTGACCTCCTATAG